Proteins encoded in a region of the Candidatus Stygibacter australis genome:
- the neuB gene encoding N-acetylneuraminate synthase yields MEDFKIGNRIIGNAHKCFLIAEAGVNHNGDLETARKLIDIAVDAGADAVKFQTFITKNLLLNDIEKAPYQKVTSKKDESQTEMIKHLELDRDFHLQLVDYCSKKQIIFLSTPYCLESLDLLVELDVPAIKIASTDATNLIFLEQVAKCKKPILLSTGMCSLAEIEQAYQCLKQNGCQDISIFKCTSNYPTEAVEVNLRAILTLRNAFDVVIGFSDHTEGVGASPYAVTMGAKIIEKHFTISKDMKGPDHKASLNPDELRKWVKEIRKVEVMLGSKSVYPTASEQLNKNYLQKNLVAKSRIEKGELLTKDKLAAKRTGGIGIRANAYKEIIGSRATRTIDENHPIMWSYFQD; encoded by the coding sequence ATGGAAGATTTCAAGATAGGTAATCGAATAATTGGTAATGCGCATAAGTGTTTTCTTATTGCAGAAGCAGGAGTAAATCATAACGGAGATTTGGAAACTGCCAGGAAATTGATAGATATTGCAGTTGATGCGGGTGCTGATGCTGTGAAATTTCAGACGTTTATTACTAAGAATTTATTGTTAAATGATATTGAAAAAGCACCATATCAGAAAGTGACATCTAAAAAAGATGAATCTCAAACTGAAATGATCAAACATTTAGAATTAGATAGGGATTTTCATCTCCAATTAGTCGATTACTGTTCAAAAAAGCAGATAATATTTTTATCCACACCTTACTGCTTAGAAAGTTTAGACTTACTGGTAGAGTTAGATGTTCCTGCAATAAAGATTGCCTCAACTGACGCCACTAATTTAATTTTTTTGGAGCAGGTAGCAAAATGCAAAAAACCAATTTTACTATCAACGGGGATGTGTTCTTTAGCTGAGATAGAGCAGGCATATCAGTGTTTGAAACAAAACGGTTGCCAGGACATTTCAATATTTAAATGCACTTCAAATTATCCAACAGAGGCTGTCGAAGTAAATTTAAGAGCAATTCTAACACTGAGAAATGCATTTGATGTAGTGATTGGTTTTTCAGATCATACTGAAGGAGTGGGAGCATCTCCTTATGCAGTCACAATGGGTGCAAAGATAATTGAGAAGCATTTTACAATTAGCAAAGATATGAAAGGACCTGATCATAAGGCTTCGCTAAATCCTGATGAATTACGGAAATGGGTGAAAGAAATTAGAAAGGTAGAGGTAATGCTGGGAAGCAAAAGTGTATATCCAACAGCAAGCGAACAGCTCAACAAAAATTATTTACAGAAAAACTTAGTGGCAAAATCGAGAATTGAGAAAGGTGAACTCCTTACCAAGGACAAGTTAGCAGCCAAAAGAACAGGTGGAATAGGTATAAGAGCAAATGCGTACAAAGAAATTATTGGGTCTCGTGCAACAAGGACTATCGATGAAAACCATCCAATAATGTGGAGTTACTTTCAGGACTAA
- a CDS encoding acetyltransferase: MKAIKKDLLILGAGGHSRVLIDTAELLGYVVLGIVDVNYYGQEERILGYPVIGDISALSSYSVETTEIVIAFGDNAKRREYFTKVREMGFNVPALIHPSSVLSKYVKLKEGVFINAGVIVNALAEVEENSIINTGSIIEHEVKIGKNSHICPGVRIAGRVMIGNNTFVGTGSTIIDKITIGDNVIIGAGSVVIRDIKSNSKVAGIPARELK; encoded by the coding sequence ATGAAAGCAATTAAGAAGGATCTATTAATCTTAGGTGCTGGTGGTCATTCTCGTGTGCTCATCGATACAGCAGAGCTTTTAGGATATGTGGTTTTAGGAATAGTAGATGTAAATTATTATGGGCAGGAGGAACGAATATTGGGTTATCCTGTAATCGGAGATATATCTGCCTTATCTTCATATAGCGTAGAGACAACTGAAATAGTTATTGCATTCGGCGACAATGCTAAGCGCAGAGAGTATTTCACAAAGGTAAGAGAAATGGGTTTCAATGTACCTGCTTTAATACATCCTTCATCAGTTTTATCGAAATATGTAAAGCTGAAGGAAGGAGTGTTTATTAATGCAGGAGTAATAGTTAATGCATTGGCAGAAGTAGAGGAGAATAGCATAATCAATACAGGCTCGATTATTGAACATGAAGTAAAAATCGGAAAAAATAGCCATATTTGTCCTGGAGTGAGAATTGCTGGAAGAGTTATGATTGGTAATAATACTTTTGTTGGAACCGGTTCAACAATAATAGATAAGATCACAATTGGTGATAATGTAATAATTGGTGCTGGTTCGGTAGTAATCCGTGATATAAAATCCAACTCAAAGGTTGCTGGCATTCCGGCAAGAGAGTTGAAATGA
- a CDS encoding TIM barrel protein, producing the protein MAKCGFNRIELSGGTDYYQGIFADLVNLKKELNLHFRLHNYFPPPQEHFVLNLASLNGEIFQRTINHYLTAIEMSHELGCSKLGIHAGYLIDIEKEYLGKTISNAGIIDKVKSMEQFCVGWNILKERANGLELYIENNVISQNNYNSNRNSNPFMLTNYEEYKELRALIDFRLLLDVGHLFVSSNTLGLDFKEELNNMITESDYLHISDNNGFSDQNKGLNPQGIIYSNLKKMNLTGKTITLEIYGDMNEVSNSTQLLREDLLI; encoded by the coding sequence ATGGCAAAATGTGGATTTAATCGAATTGAATTATCTGGCGGGACTGACTATTATCAAGGGATTTTTGCTGACTTAGTGAATCTCAAGAAAGAATTAAATCTTCATTTCCGGCTTCATAATTATTTTCCACCACCCCAAGAGCATTTTGTACTGAATTTAGCTTCTCTAAATGGAGAAATATTTCAAAGAACAATAAATCATTATCTAACTGCAATTGAAATGTCTCATGAATTAGGATGTAGTAAGTTAGGAATACATGCCGGATATTTAATTGACATTGAAAAAGAATATCTTGGTAAAACAATTTCAAATGCTGGAATTATCGACAAAGTTAAATCAATGGAACAATTTTGTGTGGGATGGAATATTTTGAAAGAAAGAGCAAATGGTTTGGAGTTATATATTGAGAATAATGTAATTTCCCAAAACAATTACAATAGCAATAGAAATTCAAATCCATTTATGCTGACAAATTATGAAGAATACAAAGAACTAAGAGCTTTGATAGATTTTCGACTACTACTTGATGTAGGACATCTATTTGTGAGCTCGAATACATTGGGATTAGATTTCAAAGAAGAATTAAATAATATGATAACTGAATCAGATTATTTACATATAAGTGATAATAATGGATTTTCAGACCAAAATAAAGGTTTAAATCCGCAGGGAATAATCTATTCGAATTTAAAAAAAATGAATTTAACCGGTAAGACAATCACATTAGAAATTTATGGTGATATGAATGAAGTGAGTAATAGTACTCAATTGCTGAGAGAGGATTTGTTGATATGA
- the gmd gene encoding GDP-mannose 4,6-dehydratase yields the protein MKKALITGVTGQDGSYLAEFLLNKDYEVHGLRRRTSSYNLENIAHLELDPHEKNKKFYLHYGDLTDSSNLNRIIEKVEPDEIYNLAAQSHVHVSFQVPEYTAEVDAIGTLRLLDAIRDTGINTKFYQASTSELFGKVVETPQSEQTPFNPQSPYSIAKLYAHWITKNYRDAYDLYACNGILFNHESPRRGRSFVTRKISTSVARIYYKKQNKMYLGNLNSRRDWGYAPDYVEAMWLMLQQQQPADYVIASGTNHSIRDYAEAAFKMINIEIAWSGTGIEEKGINKKTGETHVEIDPYYFRPTEVEVLLGDPSKAMRELDWKPKVNFNKLVEIMVEADLAREKA from the coding sequence ATGAAAAAAGCATTAATAACGGGAGTTACAGGGCAAGATGGATCATATCTTGCCGAATTTCTATTAAATAAAGATTATGAAGTGCATGGTTTACGTAGGAGAACCAGCTCATATAATTTGGAAAATATAGCTCACTTAGAGCTTGATCCACATGAAAAGAATAAGAAATTTTATTTGCACTATGGTGATCTAACTGACTCAAGTAACTTAAATCGGATAATTGAGAAAGTAGAGCCGGATGAGATATATAATTTGGCAGCCCAGTCCCATGTACATGTTTCATTTCAGGTGCCAGAATATACAGCAGAAGTTGACGCTATCGGGACATTGAGATTGCTGGATGCAATTCGAGATACAGGAATTAATACAAAGTTTTATCAAGCATCAACGAGTGAATTGTTTGGTAAAGTGGTTGAGACACCACAGAGTGAGCAAACGCCATTTAATCCTCAGTCTCCGTATTCAATTGCGAAATTGTATGCGCATTGGATCACCAAAAATTATCGTGATGCTTATGATCTTTATGCTTGTAACGGGATACTATTTAATCATGAATCTCCACGGCGCGGAAGGTCATTTGTTACCCGCAAAATATCAACTTCAGTAGCACGAATTTATTATAAGAAGCAAAATAAAATGTATCTTGGAAACTTGAATTCACGAAGAGACTGGGGATATGCTCCAGACTATGTGGAGGCAATGTGGTTGATGTTACAGCAACAACAACCAGCTGATTATGTAATAGCATCAGGTACAAATCATTCCATCAGGGACTATGCGGAAGCAGCTTTTAAAATGATCAATATTGAAATTGCCTGGAGTGGGACTGGTATTGAAGAAAAAGGGATAAATAAAAAAACTGGTGAAACGCATGTTGAGATAGATCCATATTATTTTAGACCAACGGAAGTAGAAGTATTATTGGGAGATCCATCAAAGGCAATGCGCGAATTAGATTGGAAACCTAAAGTGAATTTTAATAAACTGGTTGAGATAATGGTAGAAGCTGATCTTGCCAGAGAGAAAGCATGA
- a CDS encoding DegT/DnrJ/EryC1/StrS family aminotransferase yields the protein MMIPIAKACLSGNERKYINNCIDTQWISSSGSYVTQFEEVNSKYYGMKHAIAVSNGTSALHLALIALGIEKGDEVIIPAFTFAATINAILYVGATPVMVDVYKEIWTIDAELCEKAITKRTKAIIPVHIYGHPCNMEKLTEITRKHELFLVEDCAEAHGAKYKDKKVGSFGDISCFSFFGNKIITTGEGGLCLTNSMILNEKMRVLRDHGMSKKIRYWHERIGYNYRMTNLQASIGVAQMEEMENILIKRANIKNYYRQLLKKKDYIVLKPENEIIDSVNWLFSFLIEGDENIELSVMQDKLQVKGIESRRLFYPLYQMPPYKEFNVNYLKNTEEISKKGISLPTFNDLKYEEIDYIVKSFTQIIEEN from the coding sequence ATGATGATACCGATTGCGAAAGCCTGTTTATCTGGGAATGAGCGTAAGTATATAAATAATTGTATTGATACTCAGTGGATATCTTCATCAGGAAGCTATGTAACCCAGTTTGAAGAAGTCAATAGTAAATATTACGGTATGAAACATGCAATTGCAGTATCCAATGGAACCTCGGCATTACATTTAGCCCTAATTGCGTTAGGGATAGAAAAAGGTGATGAAGTAATTATTCCTGCATTTACTTTTGCAGCCACGATTAATGCGATTCTATACGTAGGAGCTACACCTGTAATGGTAGATGTTTATAAAGAGATCTGGACAATAGATGCTGAATTGTGCGAAAAAGCCATAACGAAAAGAACAAAAGCAATTATCCCTGTGCATATCTATGGACATCCTTGTAACATGGAAAAGTTGACTGAGATTACAAGAAAGCATGAGTTATTTCTTGTGGAGGATTGTGCTGAAGCCCATGGTGCGAAATATAAAGACAAAAAAGTTGGGTCTTTTGGCGATATCAGTTGTTTTTCGTTTTTTGGCAATAAAATAATAACTACTGGTGAAGGTGGGCTGTGTCTAACAAATTCAATGATTCTGAATGAGAAAATGAGAGTTTTACGCGATCATGGAATGAGTAAGAAAATCAGGTATTGGCATGAAAGAATTGGGTATAATTATAGAATGACCAATTTACAGGCATCCATAGGGGTTGCACAAATGGAAGAAATGGAGAACATATTAATCAAACGTGCTAATATTAAAAATTACTATAGACAATTATTAAAGAAAAAAGATTATATCGTATTGAAACCAGAAAATGAAATTATTGATAGTGTAAACTGGTTATTTTCATTTCTTATCGAAGGAGATGAAAATATTGAATTAAGTGTCATGCAGGATAAATTGCAAGTCAAAGGTATTGAAAGTAGAAGGTTATTTTATCCACTTTATCAAATGCCGCCTTATAAGGAATTTAATGTAAATTATCTTAAAAACACAGAAGAAATATCTAAGAAAGGGATTAGTTTACCAACTTTTAATGACCTTAAATATGAGGAAATTGATTACATCGTGAAATCATTTACGCAGATCATAGAGGAAAATTAG
- a CDS encoding acylneuraminate cytidylyltransferase family protein: MEVLGIIPARGGSKGIPGKNIKLLSDKPLIDYSIKAAQNSKLLNKFIVSTDSDEIANICKLSGAEVPFIRPEEFARDDTPDRPMILHALEYLKENQNYIPDMVVLLRPTTPFKTGAIIDECITKLCENKEYSSLRTVTQTEGVHHPYWMFSNKDGFLKTFIDGINLTEYHRRQLLPECYRLNGVVDVLRTDNLLKYNDIYGDKVGYISLSEYDSIDIDNQFDFDLCEYILRNVKSKISGLCPNVKLKIGEAYASSKTKVREEINESSKIKYI; encoded by the coding sequence ATGGAAGTATTAGGAATAATTCCAGCAAGAGGCGGAAGCAAGGGAATTCCCGGAAAGAATATAAAGTTATTGTCAGATAAACCATTGATTGATTACTCAATAAAAGCAGCTCAAAATTCAAAGTTACTAAACAAATTTATTGTTTCCACTGATTCCGATGAGATTGCAAATATCTGCAAACTCAGTGGAGCAGAAGTTCCTTTTATACGACCTGAAGAATTTGCCAGAGATGATACACCTGATCGACCAATGATATTGCATGCATTAGAATACTTGAAGGAAAATCAGAATTATATTCCTGATATGGTTGTTTTACTAAGACCGACTACACCCTTTAAGACAGGAGCAATAATTGATGAGTGCATTACAAAGCTGTGTGAAAATAAAGAATATTCAAGTTTAAGAACAGTAACACAAACAGAGGGAGTTCATCATCCATATTGGATGTTTAGCAATAAAGATGGCTTTCTTAAAACATTCATAGATGGTATAAACTTAACCGAATATCATAGGAGACAACTTCTTCCGGAATGTTATCGGTTGAATGGAGTCGTTGATGTCTTAAGAACTGATAATTTACTGAAATATAATGATATATACGGTGATAAAGTAGGGTATATTAGCTTATCAGAATATGATTCAATTGACATAGATAACCAATTTGATTTTGATTTATGCGAATATATATTAAGAAATGTAAAAAGTAAAATCAGCGGACTTTGTCCGAATGTAAAATTGAAAATTGGTGAAGCTTACGCTTCATCTAAAACAAAAGTAAGAGAAGAGATAAATGAAAGTAGTAAAATTAAATATATTTAA
- a CDS encoding polysaccharide biosynthesis C-terminal domain-containing protein: MIKKIRSSIKQSFYYGIGNVAVKFVGLILLPIYSRKFAIETYGLLALFEVFAEIVIAFSSLGIMGGFNRWYWDQDCQSKQKSLFFTTLLFSISSTSIFLLVSSWIICHYSMPIFSVEIGTGLMLIYLINIFFRVIVNRFLQLLQIRQLVKKQTKYVLLNMGVVLISTLFFILVLNMNLEGIFLGQICGNLIVIILILPTILSEMEFKIEWKLLKKIIVYSYPLAISGVMSIVMTLSDRFILKHFFTLGTVGQYSLAYKISSMVKLFVVRSFLKSYSSKYYLEINDEMHNKFFYKSVTYFTFISIYSTLVLCVLSGLLIKVLLNNENYIDSLIIVPYLLIGIVLEGIRAMLTMPLMKLNKTKIISLVSIGSGLLNVILNFLLIPFMGSIGAALTTAISKAVAVTIFLIYNRKYGYRDYEVVKYLKAIFVGAGLIYIWIIIPELCIFLRIVIDLIILILYPVILNFIGFFEKSEIKMIKQSYVKWSKLSNIVAHFKGK, encoded by the coding sequence ATGATAAAAAAGATCAGGAGTTCCATCAAACAGTCTTTTTACTACGGGATCGGTAATGTCGCAGTTAAATTTGTGGGATTGATATTACTGCCGATATATTCCCGTAAGTTTGCTATTGAAACCTATGGCTTATTAGCTTTATTTGAAGTTTTTGCTGAAATTGTTATTGCGTTTTCATCTTTAGGAATTATGGGTGGATTTAACCGTTGGTATTGGGATCAAGATTGTCAAAGTAAACAGAAGTCTTTGTTTTTTACAACTCTGCTGTTTTCAATATCATCTACATCAATTTTTTTATTAGTTTCCTCCTGGATTATTTGCCATTATTCGATGCCGATATTTAGTGTTGAAATCGGTACTGGCTTGATGTTGATTTATTTAATCAATATATTCTTTCGTGTTATAGTGAATCGATTTTTGCAGCTATTGCAAATAAGACAATTAGTTAAAAAACAGACCAAATATGTATTGCTAAATATGGGAGTAGTACTAATAAGCACTTTATTTTTTATCTTGGTGCTTAACATGAATTTAGAAGGTATATTCTTAGGACAGATATGTGGAAACCTTATAGTTATTATTTTAATTCTTCCCACCATCTTAAGCGAGATGGAATTTAAAATTGAGTGGAAGCTCCTGAAAAAAATTATAGTTTATTCTTATCCTTTGGCAATTTCCGGTGTAATGTCAATAGTTATGACACTTAGTGATCGATTTATATTGAAGCATTTCTTTACTTTAGGAACAGTAGGACAATATTCGCTGGCATATAAGATTTCCAGCATGGTAAAATTATTTGTGGTGAGGTCATTTTTAAAGTCATACAGCTCTAAATATTATCTTGAAATAAATGATGAGATGCATAACAAGTTTTTCTACAAATCAGTTACTTATTTCACTTTTATATCTATATACAGTACTTTAGTTCTTTGTGTTCTAAGTGGATTGTTAATAAAGGTTTTACTTAATAACGAAAATTATATTGACTCACTAATTATTGTTCCATATTTATTGATCGGAATAGTGTTGGAAGGCATACGTGCCATGTTAACGATGCCGTTGATGAAACTAAATAAAACAAAAATTATTTCATTAGTTTCGATTGGTAGTGGATTGTTAAACGTAATATTGAATTTTTTGCTTATTCCCTTTATGGGATCAATTGGGGCGGCTTTAACAACTGCTATTTCTAAAGCAGTTGCTGTCACTATATTTTTGATCTACAATAGAAAGTATGGATATCGCGATTATGAGGTTGTCAAATACCTAAAAGCAATTTTTGTAGGTGCTGGATTGATCTATATCTGGATAATTATCCCTGAATTATGCATCTTTCTAAGAATTGTAATTGATCTGATTATACTTATTTTGTATCCGGTAATTTTAAATTTTATCGGTTTTTTTGAAAAAAGCGAGATAAAAATGATTAAACAATCTTATGTTAAATGGAGTAAGCTGTCTAATATTGTAGCTCATTTCAAAGGGAAATAA
- a CDS encoding glycosyltransferase has product MEKLISIIVPVYNRADEIKDFLGSFCSQTVQTGFEIIIVDDGSTDELDQVLENFTERLAIRCFHQQNQGPGAARNRGMAEAEGELMVFIDSDCTVPNDYINQLQQALDQENFDAFGGPDTQRDDFPPFLKAVNYSMTSFIGTGGTRGSAKGSVAKYYPRSFNMGIRRRVYDKIGGMNDLRHGQDMEFSNRIYNAGFKIIFLPDLKVFHKRRTNLRRFYKQIFNWGVTRINLGTIDPQMLKPVHALPAIILLIFLVTVSGSIWLRNLRYLLLFEVAMGLIIALFSFIQSSVRNHSLLVGILSVITLFTQVLAYGMGFITGSIKKIFLPHGAWVSGFTRKYYK; this is encoded by the coding sequence ATGGAGAAGCTGATATCAATAATAGTACCGGTTTACAATCGGGCTGATGAGATAAAGGATTTTCTGGGATCATTTTGCAGTCAGACAGTTCAGACAGGCTTTGAGATCATAATAGTTGATGATGGTTCCACAGATGAACTTGATCAGGTATTGGAGAATTTTACTGAGAGGTTGGCAATTCGCTGTTTTCACCAGCAAAATCAGGGTCCTGGAGCTGCGCGTAATCGAGGAATGGCAGAAGCTGAAGGTGAATTGATGGTATTTATAGATTCTGACTGCACAGTACCGAATGATTATATCAATCAATTGCAGCAGGCACTTGATCAAGAAAATTTTGATGCCTTTGGCGGTCCTGATACGCAGCGGGATGATTTCCCTCCATTTTTGAAAGCGGTTAATTATTCCATGACATCTTTTATCGGAACAGGGGGTACGCGAGGTTCTGCCAAAGGTAGTGTCGCTAAATATTATCCCCGCAGTTTTAACATGGGGATCCGCAGAAGAGTATATGATAAGATAGGTGGCATGAATGATCTCAGGCATGGACAGGATATGGAATTTTCCAACCGGATCTATAATGCAGGATTTAAAATTATTTTTCTACCTGATCTCAAGGTTTTTCATAAACGGCGTACAAATCTCAGGCGATTTTATAAGCAGATATTCAATTGGGGCGTAACGAGAATTAATCTGGGAACAATAGACCCTCAGATGTTGAAACCGGTACATGCTTTACCTGCAATAATACTGCTTATATTTCTGGTAACAGTGTCAGGCAGCATTTGGTTAAGGAACCTGCGTTATCTACTCTTATTTGAAGTAGCAATGGGGCTGATAATTGCCTTATTTTCCTTTATCCAGTCTTCTGTTCGAAATCATTCTCTGCTGGTGGGGATATTGTCCGTGATCACATTATTCACTCAAGTGCTGGCATACGGTATGGGATTTATAACTGGCTCGATCAAGAAGATATTTTTGCCACATGGAGCCTGGGTTTCAGGATTCACCCGTAAATATTATAAATAA
- a CDS encoding 4Fe-4S binding protein, which translates to MDKKNEKKVYYFITSECIMCGICLDVCPISAIEEGEEQYIITDACINCGKCKVACPIEAIKGK; encoded by the coding sequence ATGGATAAAAAGAATGAGAAAAAAGTCTATTATTTTATCACCAGCGAGTGCATCATGTGCGGTATCTGCCTGGATGTGTGCCCCATATCTGCTATTGAAGAAGGTGAAGAACAATATATCATCACCGATGCCTGCATCAATTGTGGAAAATGCAAAGTTGCCTGCCCTATAGAGGCTATCAAGGGTAAATAA
- the frr gene encoding ribosome recycling factor produces MMDEIILEFDLNMEAAYDAVLRKFATTRTGRANTAALDNISIDYYGQQSPIKQLCNVTIPEPRLIVIQPWDKTSLPLIEKAILASNIGVTPENDGNVIRLPFQPLTEETRKDIVKQVKKMAEEGKIAVRNIRRDSNDDLKNKEKSSDITEDDLKLGMKKIQEITDKWTDKISEVAKTKENEIMEV; encoded by the coding sequence ATGATGGATGAAATAATTCTCGAATTTGACCTGAATATGGAAGCAGCTTATGATGCTGTACTCAGGAAATTCGCTACAACCAGAACCGGCAGAGCAAATACTGCTGCCCTGGATAATATTTCGATCGATTACTATGGACAGCAGTCACCAATCAAACAGCTTTGCAATGTCACTATCCCTGAGCCAAGATTAATTGTTATTCAACCATGGGATAAAACTTCACTTCCCTTGATCGAAAAGGCTATCCTGGCTTCGAATATCGGGGTTACTCCGGAAAATGACGGAAACGTTATCAGGCTTCCCTTTCAACCGCTTACAGAAGAAACCAGAAAAGACATCGTGAAGCAGGTTAAAAAAATGGCTGAAGAAGGGAAAATTGCTGTTAGAAACATTAGACGTGACTCTAATGATGATCTCAAAAATAAGGAAAAATCAAGTGATATTACTGAAGATGATCTCAAACTCGGGATGAAAAAAATTCAGGAGATCACTGATAAATGGACTGATAAGATCTCGGAAGTTGCAAAAACTAAAGAAAACGAAATTATGGAAGTTTAA
- the pyrH gene encoding UMP kinase, with product MSVFKPGSVILKLSGEILAGKRGFGFDYNIVEQLAEGIISVRNQGFRIGVVIGGGNIFRGSSSLGDKITRSTADNIGMLSTIQNTLLMADILNTKNHRAEIFSAVQCDKIVRFFTAETALHSFNKGNICFFCAGTSNPFFTTDTAAVLRAVELNADLVLKGTKVDGVYTSDPKKNKDAVLLKDVTYDQALADQLQIMDMTAFSLARDNMMPIKIFNISDPAMILKAILEPSVGTLVHA from the coding sequence ATGTCAGTCTTTAAACCTGGTAGCGTAATACTTAAACTCTCCGGTGAAATACTTGCCGGTAAGCGTGGTTTCGGCTTTGATTATAATATTGTTGAGCAACTCGCTGAGGGTATCATCTCTGTTCGAAACCAGGGTTTCCGGATTGGTGTTGTGATTGGTGGCGGTAATATTTTCAGGGGTTCATCCTCTCTTGGTGATAAAATCACCCGCTCTACCGCTGATAATATTGGCATGCTGTCAACTATTCAAAATACGCTTCTGATGGCGGATATATTAAATACAAAGAACCACCGGGCTGAAATATTCTCGGCTGTTCAATGTGATAAGATAGTAAGATTTTTTACGGCAGAAACTGCTCTTCATTCTTTTAATAAAGGAAATATCTGTTTCTTTTGCGCCGGAACTTCGAATCCTTTTTTCACCACAGATACAGCAGCGGTTCTGAGAGCGGTTGAATTGAATGCAGACCTTGTCCTTAAAGGTACTAAGGTCGATGGAGTTTACACTTCTGATCCTAAAAAGAATAAAGATGCCGTACTGCTTAAAGATGTAACTTATGATCAGGCACTTGCCGATCAGCTGCAGATCATGGATATGACAGCCTTTTCACTTGCCAGGGATAATATGATGCCCATCAAGATATTTAATATCTCTGACCCGGCAATGATACTTAAGGCTATTCTGGAGCCCTCAGTCGGCACACTTGTGCATGCCTGA
- the tsf gene encoding translation elongation factor Ts: MLQNRFERSLIMNISAKDVMELRKTTGAGMMDCKKALQETNGDRVAAVKYLREKGISKAAQKAERTTREGLIYSYIHANGKLGVLLEMNCETDFVARNEIFVELCKNIAMHIAATNPLAIDESGLDQSKIDEESEIYRNKALNDGKPEKIVDRIVEGQINKYKKTNCLLSQEFVKDPDRTVQDIITDAIVTLGENIQISRFVRFSLGA, encoded by the coding sequence ATATTACAGAATAGATTTGAAAGGAGTTTAATAATGAATATATCTGCAAAAGATGTAATGGAATTAAGAAAAACCACTGGAGCCGGCATGATGGATTGTAAAAAGGCGCTCCAGGAAACTAATGGCGATCGTGTAGCTGCTGTGAAATATCTGCGAGAAAAAGGTATCAGCAAAGCCGCCCAAAAAGCCGAAAGAACAACCCGTGAGGGTCTTATATATTCATATATTCATGCCAATGGTAAACTTGGTGTTTTACTGGAAATGAATTGCGAAACTGACTTTGTAGCCCGTAATGAAATATTTGTGGAATTGTGTAAGAATATAGCTATGCATATTGCTGCAACTAATCCTCTGGCAATTGATGAATCCGGACTCGATCAATCCAAAATCGATGAGGAATCAGAGATTTATCGCAATAAGGCTCTTAATGATGGCAAACCGGAAAAAATCGTTGATCGTATTGTGGAAGGTCAGATTAATAAATACAAAAAGACCAATTGCCTGCTCAGCCAGGAATTTGTAAAAGACCCTGATAGAACTGTTCAGGACATTATTACTGACGCCATTGTGACGTTGGGTGAAAATATCCAGATAAGCAGATTTGTCAGATTCTCACTCGGTGCTTGA